Within the Kribbella aluminosa genome, the region TGCTGGGGCGTTGAGCGTGAGGTCGTCGAGGTTCACGCTGCTGCTCGTGGCGCCGCTGATGGCGCCCTTGTCGAGTACTACCTCGATCTGCTTGGCCGGGCCGTGCCAGACGCCGTCGTTCGCGCCGCCGAAGTGGCTGTACTGCTTGCCGCCGTCGAAGCGGCTGACTGTGAGCGGCTGCCAGTCCGTTGCCCCTGACAACGTCAGGCGTTGCTGGTGGACCTGACCGGTGGAGTCGGTGATGCGGAACGTGAGGAACGTCAGGTTCGGCGTCTTCGCCCAGAAGCTCACGCTGGTCGCGGCGACCGACGGGAGGGTCCGGTTCACGCTGACGTACGCACCGCCGGCGCTGAAGTCGCCGGACAGCTTGCCGGAGCTCGTACCGGAGTGGTTGGCGGTGGTGTCGAGCGCGAAGCTCCCGGTGGCGCCGGGGTATTCGCTGCCCGGGTAGAACGTCCAGCCTTCGGCAGTGCTCTCGAAGTCGCCGACCCGGGTGGTGGTGAGGCCGGCGACTGCCGACGTACTGAGTGGGCTGAGGATGGCGAAGGTGGTCCGGGCGGTCGTCGTACCGGCCTGGACGGTGAGCTCGTACCAGCCGCGCGTGGTGACCGCGACCTGCAAGGTACTCGCGGCGGCCTGGCTGCCGCCGGCGACGACGGCGCCGTTGACGTCGGCGGCCGACCAGGTCACGGACGAGGCGTCGGTACTCAGCCCGACCTTGACCTGCTGGCCGTCGGTGAACACGTTGCCGACGGTGATCGGGGTAAGGGCGAGGGTGGCGGCGTGGGCCGGGGTGATGGTGCCGATGCCGAGGAGGAGAACTCCGAGAACGAGCGCAACAGTACGTCTCATGCCGACTCCTGTGTCAGGGCGGTGTAGTGGACGTCGGCTGCCACGACGTGGGTCCTGCGAAATCGCTTTCGCAAACTATTACCGGATGCTATGACGGTGTCAACGGTTCGCTACCGGTCAGCAGTGCGGCGAGTTCGGTCGGGCGGTAGAGGACCTGCTTGCCAGTGCGCTGCGGCTCGACCAGCCCGGTACGGCGTAGCAGTTGGAGGTGCTGGCTGACCGCGGACGGGGTGACCTGCAGCTCGCCGGCCAGGTCGGTCGTGGTGCGGGGATGCGTCAGCAGATCGAGGATGCGCGCCCGCGGCGTACCGATCAATTGGGCCAGGTCCTGGTGGGACGGCGGCTCGACTACGGACCACAGGTTCGCCTGACCGCGCGGTGGGTAGCCGAGCAGCGGGTCGGCGCCGGGGTCGAACGGGATGACGGCGTACGGCCCGAAGAGGGTCGGCTGGAGTACGAGACCGCGGCCGTCGATGTTCTCTTGGCGGCTCAGCGCTGCGACCCTGTCGACCTTGAGTAGACCGTCCGCGTAGCTGATGGCAGGGCCCAGGCCGTTGAGCATTGCGCCGGTGCCGTACTGCGTGAGGACATGGCCGCGGTAGCTGATGTCAGCGGAGAGCAGGGTCCGCATACGGTTCCAGTACGGCGCCATCATGGCCTGCCAGTAGTCGCTGAGCGCGCTGACCACCTTGTCGACAGTCAGGGCATCCGGGAGCTCGCCGTTCACCGCTATGAGCTGCTTCTTGAAGGTCTCCTGGTCCACGGCCGCGAGCAGGTCCAGTTCGTCGGCCAGCTGCGTGAGCGGCGACGAGGGCCGCGGCGTGAGGAAATCCGGGCTCCCCATGGTGTCGTTGACCAGCCACCGCAGTACGTCCCAGTCGAGTTCGGCCACCCGCGGCTGAACCGCCCGCACCCATCCAAGCTGCAACGGAAACCGCCCGGGCTCCCGCAAGGCCCGCAACGACAGCACCATCTCAGCGACCGGCGACACCGCAAACCGCACGTCGGCGAGGTCCTGCGAGTTCAGGACGTACGTGAGCACCGGACAGTCCTCTGGGTCATGGATGAAGTATGTCGGTGGCGGGTGGGAGGGTGCGTACATGGGGTTTCGAACGATGGACACGAAAGAAATGGCCGAGTTCCTGGCGCAGCCGCTGGTCGCCGTCTTCGCGATCGACGACCCGGGCTGGTCGCCGCACGTGACACCGGTGTGGTTCCACCACCTCCCTGACGGGCGCTTCCAGGTGATGACCCCGGCCAAGTCGAAGAAGACCCGCCTGCACCGCACCGGCTCAGGCGAGCTCTCCCTCTCCGTCCAAACAGCCGACGGCCCGACCGCCCGCTACGTCAACATGCAGGGCGTCGCGCGGTTCCTCCCTCTCGACCCGGCCCTGCTGCACGCGATGGTCGAGAAGTACCTCCCACCCGAGGCACGCCCGGCGTACCTGGCCAATCCCCCCGAGGACTCGATGTTCGACATCACCCCCCGCCGCATCACCACCGGCGTCATCGACTGATTCGCTACTCGTGAGCTACTCGCAGGCGAGTCCGCCACGGTCGGCGTCTACACATCGCTGCCGACCACCCGAATCGGCCCCCGCCCGTACTCTGGCCCGTTCCCGCTCCCGCCCGCACACCCACCCCCGAATTCCCCCGCCCCACAACCCCCGACCACTCCGACAACCGCAACCGCCCCCACGAAACAACACCACAATCTCCCCCAACCCCGCCGTCCGTTCCCCCCGCAGCAGGATTGTCAGCACCCGGACCACCCGAGCGAATTCCGATCTGTACCACCACCTCCAACACCTCACCCCCGCCCCCCACGAAGCAAACCCCCACCAAACCTGACACACTGTTCCCCTCACCAACTGAGGGCCTCTAGCTCAACTGGCAGAGCAGCGGACTTTTAATCCGCGGGTTGTGGGTTCGAGTCCCACGGGGCCCACCAATGGAAATGTGCTTCTGACCTGCGGCTTTATCCCTAGGCCTCTTGCATGAGTTCGTGGATGCGCAGCGGGCGTGGGATCAGTCGTGGTGCGAATCGCTACAATCTGATCCCATGGGATCAGCAGAGCGCGCACCGAAGCGCCCGAAGGGCAGCATCGAGACCCTGCCCAGTGGAGCGCTCCGCGTCTCTGTCTATGCCGGGATTGATCCGGTCACGAAACGTCGGCACTACCTGAAAGAGACCATCCCGGCCGCGACGCCCAGGGCAAGCCGCGAGGCTGAGAAGGTCATGCGCCGGCTGCAGACCCAAGTTGATGAGCGGCGGCACCCTCGTACCAACGCCAGCCTGAGTCAGCTGATCGAGCGGCATCTCGAGCTCGCCGAGCTGGACGAGACAACCGTGCGCACCTACCGCGGTTACGTCCGCAACCACATCGAGCCGCTGATCGGCCACGTCAAGGTTGGAGCGGTCGACGCGGATATTCTCGACTCCTACTACGCCGAGCTTCGGCGCTGTCGCGGTCACTGCGATCGACGTCCCTTCACCGAACACCGAACCAAGTCTTCCCATGAGTGCGACCACCGCTGCCGGCCCCATGCGTGCCGCCCGCTTGGCGCGTCCACGATTCGTCAAATCCACTTCATCCTGAGCGGCGCCTTCCGCCAGGCTGTGCGATGGAAGTGGGTTTCCGTCAACCCGATGCCCACCGGCAAGCCACCAGCCGCACCGAAGCCGAATCCGAGCCCACCGACCGCCGGTGAGGCCGCCCGGATCCTCAGTGAGGCCTTCAAGGACCCCGCTTGGGGCACCTTCGTGTGGCTTGCGATGGTCACTGGTGCCCGCCGCGGCGAACTGTGCGCGCTTCGATGGTCAAAGGTCGACCTCGACCGGGGCACGATCGTGATCGATACCAGTGTCGCCCAGAACAGCCGGGCGAAGTGGCTCAAAGACACCAAGACACACCAGCACAGGCGCCTCACGCTTGACTCCGAGACGATTGCGCTTCTGCGAGAACACCGCGCTTCCTGTGACGAGACCGCGGCTAAGCTCGAAACCAAGATCGCTGACAATGCTTTTGTATTCTCCCTATCCCCTGACAACGCGGTGTATCTGGTACCAGACAGCGTCTCTCAGCGCTACAGCAAGCTCGCTGCGCGCCTCGGCATCGACACCCACCTTCACAACCTGCGCCACTACTCTGCGACGGAGCTCATCGCCGCTGGGGTCGACATCCGAACTGTCGCTGGCCGGCTCGGACACGGCGGCGGTGGCACGACAACGCTCCGCGTCTACACGGCATTCGTGTCCGAGGCCGACCAGCGAGCCGCCGCCGCTCTGTACGACCGTCTCCCGAGGCGTCCAGAACAACTCAGCGAGCGTGAACGGATTATGCGTACGCCGCGGGCGCCGTACGAGGCGATCGCTGGCAAACTATGCGCCGCGATTGAGTCAGGCCTCCTGTCGGAAGGCACATCGGTACCGCCGACGCAGCAGCTCGCGAAGCAACACGGCGTGTCCGAGGGAACTATCCGCCGAGCGCTTGAGCTGCTGCGATCCTGGGGACTCCTCGACGGCTCCCGCCGAATTTTGACCGTGCATTAATTGTCAGACTCGACCGCCAGGCGATGTTCTCGCTTATGGAAAGATGACGATCGTACCGTCCGTAAATGTGCCTTTGCGCTTCTGGTTTGGGCTGCTGATCAATCCAGACCTTTGCATCACGGCCAGGGTTGCGCGCTTCACGTGGCCGCTGGCGTAAGGTGTCGCCACGATGACATGATCCACAATCGCTTCGATTGTGACAGCCTGGCCACTGAAGTGAGTGAGTAGGTGGCTCTGCAGTGGCGTGGTGTCTACCTCCGCGCCGAAGATCACATCTTGGTTCGCGAACCGGTCGCGGAAACTGAAGTCTCCGGACGGCGCAATCTTCCACATCGCGCCCTTCATGCGGTCCAAGCCAATTGGTTCGCGGGTGCAGTAGAACAGGTCGTACAGTCGCTTACCTCGATGGTCGTACATCGCGAAGCTTTGAATGTAAGGAAAATTGCAGACTTCGTGCAGCTGACGTTTATACAGGTCGTGAATGTATTGACTGCGCTGCGATCCTGTCAGAAGTCCAGCGTCTTTGTATTCTTCGGTGCCGAAAAGGTCCGTGAGCGCTTGGTCGATGTTTCCCGCACCGCAGAAGCGGAAAACTGCTTCGTGGGCGAAGTAGACCAACAACTCACCTTTGGGGAAGTCGGTGAGTCGGCGTAAGACCGCCATCGGAGTCGCCTTGACTCCCACTGGATCGACGAATGCGAAAGTCGGAGCGAGCTTTGCGGCCCGGCTGTCAAGGTCATCGAGAAGGTCTGTCGTCAACTCAATGAAGGTGTTGTTGGTAACGCCAACTCTGACGTTCGCAGGCCAAGGCTTATTTGTCGCTTTCAGTTCGTCAATCAATCCCTCCAGGTGTTCGGCGCAACCCGGATCTTGCTCATTGAATAGAAAGACGAACTCGGTACGAGGCATTGAAGTGAAGTAGTCGTGCTCAATCAGAGTCTTCAGGGCGATCAGGGGCGACCCGTCATCCCCGCTCTTGTATCGGCCCGGCCCGGCGAAGGCGTCATAGTAGAAGAGTCGCCGGTTGTACTTGGCGAGGATGGGGAACCAGGCTCCGAGGTACTCCTGAAGCAGTTGATGCTTGGCTGCGGTGTGCGGTGGTCGATCCCATAATTCCACTGCCTTACGACCGCGCGCCATCCTGTTCCAACCCTTCCGCTGCTGTTCGAAGGGGTTAAGAATAGCGCTCGGTTAGATCTCAGTGTGGCAACTCGCCGTCTTTGATGGCAGCTGGGCTAGACCGCCGTCGCGCCGTAGGCCTCGGGCATCTCGTCCCAAAGCTGGCCGTCCAGTTCGCGACCGCCA harbors:
- a CDS encoding ArsR/SmtB family transcription factor, whose protein sequence is MLTYVLNSQDLADVRFAVSPVAEMVLSLRALREPGRFPLQLGWVRAVQPRVAELDWDVLRWLVNDTMGSPDFLTPRPSSPLTQLADELDLLAAVDQETFKKQLIAVNGELPDALTVDKVVSALSDYWQAMMAPYWNRMRTLLSADISYRGHVLTQYGTGAMLNGLGPAISYADGLLKVDRVAALSRQENIDGRGLVLQPTLFGPYAVIPFDPGADPLLGYPPRGQANLWSVVEPPSHQDLAQLIGTPRARILDLLTHPRTTTDLAGELQVTPSAVSQHLQLLRRTGLVEPQRTGKQVLYRPTELAALLTGSEPLTPS
- a CDS encoding pyridoxamine 5'-phosphate oxidase family protein, with the translated sequence MDTKEMAEFLAQPLVAVFAIDDPGWSPHVTPVWFHHLPDGRFQVMTPAKSKKTRLHRTGSGELSLSVQTADGPTARYVNMQGVARFLPLDPALLHAMVEKYLPPEARPAYLANPPEDSMFDITPRRITTGVID
- a CDS encoding tyrosine-type recombinase/integrase; this encodes MGSAERAPKRPKGSIETLPSGALRVSVYAGIDPVTKRRHYLKETIPAATPRASREAEKVMRRLQTQVDERRHPRTNASLSQLIERHLELAELDETTVRTYRGYVRNHIEPLIGHVKVGAVDADILDSYYAELRRCRGHCDRRPFTEHRTKSSHECDHRCRPHACRPLGASTIRQIHFILSGAFRQAVRWKWVSVNPMPTGKPPAAPKPNPSPPTAGEAARILSEAFKDPAWGTFVWLAMVTGARRGELCALRWSKVDLDRGTIVIDTSVAQNSRAKWLKDTKTHQHRRLTLDSETIALLREHRASCDETAAKLETKIADNAFVFSLSPDNAVYLVPDSVSQRYSKLAARLGIDTHLHNLRHYSATELIAAGVDIRTVAGRLGHGGGGTTTLRVYTAFVSEADQRAAAALYDRLPRRPEQLSERERIMRTPRAPYEAIAGKLCAAIESGLLSEGTSVPPTQQLAKQHGVSEGTIRRALELLRSWGLLDGSRRILTVH
- the tcmP gene encoding three-Cys-motif partner protein TcmP, with the translated sequence MARGRKAVELWDRPPHTAAKHQLLQEYLGAWFPILAKYNRRLFYYDAFAGPGRYKSGDDGSPLIALKTLIEHDYFTSMPRTEFVFLFNEQDPGCAEHLEGLIDELKATNKPWPANVRVGVTNNTFIELTTDLLDDLDSRAAKLAPTFAFVDPVGVKATPMAVLRRLTDFPKGELLVYFAHEAVFRFCGAGNIDQALTDLFGTEEYKDAGLLTGSQRSQYIHDLYKRQLHEVCNFPYIQSFAMYDHRGKRLYDLFYCTREPIGLDRMKGAMWKIAPSGDFSFRDRFANQDVIFGAEVDTTPLQSHLLTHFSGQAVTIEAIVDHVIVATPYASGHVKRATLAVMQRSGLISSPNQKRKGTFTDGTIVIFP